One Triticum dicoccoides isolate Atlit2015 ecotype Zavitan chromosome 5B, WEW_v2.0, whole genome shotgun sequence genomic window carries:
- the LOC119309583 gene encoding uncharacterized protein LOC119309583 yields the protein MALVASGEGTGGRGRVDAVNIEETKQPQGGSTVEFAFCTRMLLEQLKRHGAAGVLSYRLLDIVYYVIAFLLVWESLNDLLFGFHFSPAPGRMGYAAAVERFLKLMAMMWAGSQVTKILRVGGALVDRGLRWFTVKFNFQSEGKAFATVVELCFALAALMFVGLTVLWA from the exons GTTGACGCAGTTAATATTGAAGAAACCAAGCAGCCACAAGGAGGATCAACCG TTGAGTTTGCATTCTGCACGAGAAT GTTGCTAGAACAATTGAAAAGACATGGTGCTGCTGGAGTTTTGTCATATAGACTACTTGATATTGTGTATTATGTCATCGCTTTTTTATTAGTTTG GGAGTCATTGAATGATTTGCTTTTCGGGTTCCATTTTTCGCCTGCTCCCGGTAGGATGGGCTATGCTGCAGCAGTGGAGAG GTTCCTTAAATTAATGGCAATGATGTGGGCTGGCAGTCAGGTTACTAAAATTCTTCGCGTAGGAGG AGCCCTTGTTGATAGAGGACTGAGATGGTTCACTGTGAAGTTCAACTTCCAGTCAGAAGGAAAG GCATTTGCGACGGTCGTGGAGTTATGCTTTGCACTTGCTGCGCTCATGTTTGTCGGATTAACAGTACTCTGGGCATAG